The Siniperca chuatsi isolate FFG_IHB_CAS linkage group LG7, ASM2008510v1, whole genome shotgun sequence genome includes a window with the following:
- the eml2 gene encoding echinoderm microtubule-associated protein-like 2 isoform X4 — protein sequence MKRSSSKSKECSFNAELNMKPQDKRRWKSEDGYVRMFLRGRPVTMHVPDQQRESYSLDHKVALPDRKLKLQWVYGYRGRDCRSNLYLLPTGEIVYFNASVVVLYNTEEQQQRHYLGHNDDVKCLSVHPDRVTIATGQMAGNSKDGKLLAPHVRVWDSVSLNTLHVIGMGVFDRAVTCVAFSKSNGGAFLCAVDDANDHILSVWNWQKEKQLADVKCSNDSVLAAVFHPMDANLIVTCGKSHINFWTMEGNTLSKRQGLFEKHEKPKYVLCVAFAENGDAITGDSSGNIYVWAKGGNRISQQVSGAHEGGIFSLCVLKDGTAVSGGGKDRKVVLWDHDYRKQAEMEVGESFGPVRALAEGKPGELFIGTTKNAVIRAAFPDTLTPIVQGHTDELWGLDVHPSMEQFVTCSQDRQVHLWDTNSHQPLWSKTIEDPGRSAGFHPSGAVLAVGTMTGRWLVLDTDTRDLVSMHTDGNEIISNIKYSPDGNFLAVASHDNFVYIYAVTENGRKYSRVGKCTGHSSFVTHLDWSVDSQYLVTNSGDYEILFWEASGGKHVTNMDTVRNLEWATSTCTLGFNTFGIWPDGADGTDINAVCRSHDGSLLASADDFGKVHLFSFPCSQPRAPSHEYGGHSSHVTNVAFLHDNSQLISTGGKDTSILQWVVA from the exons CAAATCCAAAGAATGCTCCTTCAATGCAG aACTCAACATGAAGCCACAGGATAAAAGAAGATGGAagtcag AGGACGGCTATGTGAGGATGTTCCTCCGAGGTCGTCCTGTCACCATGCATGTCCCTGATCAGCAGAGGGAGAGCTACAGCCTTGACCACAAGGTGGCGCTACCTGACCGCAAGCTCAAGCTGCAGTGGGT GTATGGCTACCGCGGACGTGACTGCCGCTCCAACCTCTACCTGCTGCCCACAGGGGAGATCGTCTACTTCAATGCCTCTGTGGTGGTGCTGTACAACACCGaggaacagcagcagagacactACCTGGGCCACAACGACGATGTCAAATG CCTGAGTGTGCATCCTGACAGGGTTACCATAGCAACGGGGCAAATGGCTGGAAACTCTAAAGATGGAAAG CTGCTAGCTCCTCATGTTCGTGTTTGGGACTCTGTGAGTCTCAACACGCTCCATGTGATCGGGATGGGAGTGTTCGACAGAGCAGTCACCTGTGTGGCTTTCTCCAAGTCG AACGGCGGCGCCTTCCTCTGCGCTGTGGACGATGCCAACGATCACATCCTGTCGGTCTGGaactggcagaaagagaagcaACTGGCTGACGTCAAG TGCTCCAATGACTCTGTGTTGGCTGCTGTGTTTCATCCCATGGATGCCAACCTGATTGTCACCTGTGGAAAATCTCACATCAACTTCTGGACTATGGAGGGCAACACTCTCAGCAAGAGACAGGGCCTGTTCGAG AAACACGAGAAGCCAaagtatgtgttgtgtgtggcGTTTGCTGAGAATGGAGACGCCATCACAGGAGACTCCAGTGGAAACATCTACGTCTGGGCCAAAG GTGGTAACCGCATCAGCCAGCAGGTGTCAGGGGCCCACGAGGGCGggattttctctctttgtgtcctaAAGGACGGCACCGCGGTGTCTGGAGGAGGGAAGGACCGCAAGGTGGTGCTGTGGGACCACGACTACAGAAAACAGGCTGAGATGGAG gtgggTGAGTCGTTCGGTCCTGTTCGGGCTCTGGCTGAAGGTAAACCCGGAGAGCTCTTCATAGGAACCACCAAGAACGCCGTCATCAGAGCTGCCTTCCCTGATACATTAACTCCTATtgtacag GGTCACACAGATGAGCTGTGGGGTCTGGACGTCCATCCCTCAATGGAGCAGTTTGTCACCTGCTCCCAGGACAGACAGGTTCACCTCTGGGACACCAACTCCCATCAGCCCCTCTGGAGCAAGACCATCGAG GATCCAGGGAGGTCTGCAGGTTTCCATCCCAGCGGGGCTGTTCTGGCTGTGGGGACCATGACTGGAAG gtggtTGGTGCTGGACACTGACACCCGGGATCTTGTTTCTATGCACACAGACGGCAATGAGATCATTTCCAACATCAAGTACTCTCCAG ACGGTAACTTCCTGGCCGTTGCTTCCCATGACAACTTTGTTTACATCTATGCTGTGACGGAGAATGGCCGAAAGTACAGCCGTGTGGGGAAATGCACT GGCCACTCCAGCTTCGTCACCCATCTGGACTGGTCAGTAGACAGCCAGTACCTCGTCACCAACTCAGGAGACTACGAGATCCTCTTCT GGGAGGCATCTGGTGGTAAACACGTGACTAACATGGATACAGTGCGCAACCTGGAGTGGGCCACTTCCACCTGCACTCTGGGCTTCAACACCTTTG gaatttGGCCAGATGGAGCAGACGGCACAGACATCAACGCCGTGTGCAGGTCACATGATGGATCCCTGCTGGCCTCTGCCGATGACTTTGGCAAAGTGCACTTGTTCTCCTTCCCCTGCTCTCAACCAAGG GCTCCGAGCCACGAGTACGGTGGCCACAGCAGTCACGTGACCAATGTTGCCTTTCTGCACGACAACAGTCAACTGATCTCCACTGGCGGGAAAGACACCAGCATCCTGCAGTGGGTGGTGGCCTAG
- the eml2 gene encoding echinoderm microtubule-associated protein-like 2 isoform X5 has translation MKRSSSKSKECSFNAEDGYVRMFLRGRPVTMHVPDQQRESYSLDHKVALPDRKLKLQWVYGYRGRDCRSNLYLLPTGEIVYFNASVVVLYNTEEQQQRHYLGHNDDVKCLSVHPDRVTIATGQMAGNSKDGKLLAPHVRVWDSVSLNTLHVIGMGVFDRAVTCVAFSKSNGGAFLCAVDDANDHILSVWNWQKEKQLADVKCSNDSVLAAVFHPMDANLIVTCGKSHINFWTMEGNTLSKRQGLFEKHEKPKYVLCVAFAENGDAITGDSSGNIYVWAKGGNRISQQVSGAHEGGIFSLCVLKDGTAVSGGGKDRKVVLWDHDYRKQAEMEVGESFGPVRALAEGKPGELFIGTTKNAVIRAAFPDTLTPIVQGHTDELWGLDVHPSMEQFVTCSQDRQVHLWDTNSHQPLWSKTIEDPGRSAGFHPSGAVLAVGTMTGRWLVLDTDTRDLVSMHTDGNEIISNIKYSPDGNFLAVASHDNFVYIYAVTENGRKYSRVGKCTGHSSFVTHLDWSVDSQYLVTNSGDYEILFWEASGGKHVTNMDTVRNLEWATSTCTLGFNTFGIWPDGADGTDINAVCRSHDGSLLASADDFGKVHLFSFPCSQPRAPSHEYGGHSSHVTNVAFLHDNSQLISTGGKDTSILQWVVA, from the exons CAAATCCAAAGAATGCTCCTTCAATGCAG AGGACGGCTATGTGAGGATGTTCCTCCGAGGTCGTCCTGTCACCATGCATGTCCCTGATCAGCAGAGGGAGAGCTACAGCCTTGACCACAAGGTGGCGCTACCTGACCGCAAGCTCAAGCTGCAGTGGGT GTATGGCTACCGCGGACGTGACTGCCGCTCCAACCTCTACCTGCTGCCCACAGGGGAGATCGTCTACTTCAATGCCTCTGTGGTGGTGCTGTACAACACCGaggaacagcagcagagacactACCTGGGCCACAACGACGATGTCAAATG CCTGAGTGTGCATCCTGACAGGGTTACCATAGCAACGGGGCAAATGGCTGGAAACTCTAAAGATGGAAAG CTGCTAGCTCCTCATGTTCGTGTTTGGGACTCTGTGAGTCTCAACACGCTCCATGTGATCGGGATGGGAGTGTTCGACAGAGCAGTCACCTGTGTGGCTTTCTCCAAGTCG AACGGCGGCGCCTTCCTCTGCGCTGTGGACGATGCCAACGATCACATCCTGTCGGTCTGGaactggcagaaagagaagcaACTGGCTGACGTCAAG TGCTCCAATGACTCTGTGTTGGCTGCTGTGTTTCATCCCATGGATGCCAACCTGATTGTCACCTGTGGAAAATCTCACATCAACTTCTGGACTATGGAGGGCAACACTCTCAGCAAGAGACAGGGCCTGTTCGAG AAACACGAGAAGCCAaagtatgtgttgtgtgtggcGTTTGCTGAGAATGGAGACGCCATCACAGGAGACTCCAGTGGAAACATCTACGTCTGGGCCAAAG GTGGTAACCGCATCAGCCAGCAGGTGTCAGGGGCCCACGAGGGCGggattttctctctttgtgtcctaAAGGACGGCACCGCGGTGTCTGGAGGAGGGAAGGACCGCAAGGTGGTGCTGTGGGACCACGACTACAGAAAACAGGCTGAGATGGAG gtgggTGAGTCGTTCGGTCCTGTTCGGGCTCTGGCTGAAGGTAAACCCGGAGAGCTCTTCATAGGAACCACCAAGAACGCCGTCATCAGAGCTGCCTTCCCTGATACATTAACTCCTATtgtacag GGTCACACAGATGAGCTGTGGGGTCTGGACGTCCATCCCTCAATGGAGCAGTTTGTCACCTGCTCCCAGGACAGACAGGTTCACCTCTGGGACACCAACTCCCATCAGCCCCTCTGGAGCAAGACCATCGAG GATCCAGGGAGGTCTGCAGGTTTCCATCCCAGCGGGGCTGTTCTGGCTGTGGGGACCATGACTGGAAG gtggtTGGTGCTGGACACTGACACCCGGGATCTTGTTTCTATGCACACAGACGGCAATGAGATCATTTCCAACATCAAGTACTCTCCAG ACGGTAACTTCCTGGCCGTTGCTTCCCATGACAACTTTGTTTACATCTATGCTGTGACGGAGAATGGCCGAAAGTACAGCCGTGTGGGGAAATGCACT GGCCACTCCAGCTTCGTCACCCATCTGGACTGGTCAGTAGACAGCCAGTACCTCGTCACCAACTCAGGAGACTACGAGATCCTCTTCT GGGAGGCATCTGGTGGTAAACACGTGACTAACATGGATACAGTGCGCAACCTGGAGTGGGCCACTTCCACCTGCACTCTGGGCTTCAACACCTTTG gaatttGGCCAGATGGAGCAGACGGCACAGACATCAACGCCGTGTGCAGGTCACATGATGGATCCCTGCTGGCCTCTGCCGATGACTTTGGCAAAGTGCACTTGTTCTCCTTCCCCTGCTCTCAACCAAGG GCTCCGAGCCACGAGTACGGTGGCCACAGCAGTCACGTGACCAATGTTGCCTTTCTGCACGACAACAGTCAACTGATCTCCACTGGCGGGAAAGACACCAGCATCCTGCAGTGGGTGGTGGCCTAG